The following proteins are co-located in the Brevibacillus laterosporus DSM 25 genome:
- a CDS encoding spore germination protein, producing MSFFQRYWTTREGRKTGGSGTSDSTCIDASMYTNLTKLETIFSGIPDLTMREIPLKTGEKALLVYLDGLIDKTILNRDIVHPLLVTESVYPEQMESVLSVGKIKQINLWAEIEESLFHGCCIIFMDGFSHAFLIEAQGWPQRAIQEPQIESAIKSAHQGFIETANANIAMIRRYIPSSELKVKEHTIGERGGVKVSLLYLEDVTNPRILEELETRLKSIKVDIVLNTGELEGYLEDQAFTPFPQFSMTERPDTASSHILQGRVVIVMDRSPGVLVAPMTFFSYFQTVDDYSVRWIVASFIRLLRFLAFFIAILAPAIYIATVSFHYELIPLSLLLTIGESRERVPLPPILEAFIMELVLEMLREAGLRLPAPIGQTIGIVGGIVIGQAAVSAGLVSNIMVIVVALTAIASFIIPNLEMSAGVRMIRFPMMVVASLFGMVGIIWGLILLILHLLSLESLGIPYGSSFSPMHFSELKDTFLRLPMWMMKKRPIELKPKQVDRHGENDGGEGGHHEKTD from the coding sequence ATGTCATTCTTCCAACGATATTGGACAACCAGAGAGGGACGGAAAACAGGAGGAAGCGGGACTTCAGATTCTACCTGTATCGACGCTTCTATGTATACCAATCTGACTAAATTAGAGACGATATTCTCTGGAATTCCGGATTTGACCATGCGCGAGATCCCTTTAAAAACAGGAGAGAAGGCGCTTTTGGTTTATTTAGATGGTTTGATAGATAAAACCATTTTGAATCGAGATATTGTTCATCCCTTATTGGTTACAGAATCCGTATATCCCGAACAAATGGAATCCGTATTATCTGTAGGCAAAATCAAACAAATTAATTTATGGGCTGAGATTGAGGAATCCTTGTTTCATGGTTGCTGCATTATATTTATGGATGGGTTTTCACATGCTTTTCTTATTGAAGCACAAGGGTGGCCACAACGTGCTATACAGGAACCGCAGATTGAATCAGCTATTAAAAGTGCTCACCAGGGATTTATTGAGACAGCAAATGCCAATATTGCTATGATTCGACGCTACATTCCTAGCAGTGAGTTGAAGGTGAAGGAACATACTATTGGGGAACGCGGCGGAGTAAAAGTATCACTCTTGTATCTGGAAGATGTGACAAATCCACGTATTTTAGAAGAGCTTGAAACAAGATTAAAATCGATTAAAGTTGATATTGTTTTAAATACTGGGGAACTAGAAGGATATCTGGAGGATCAGGCATTTACCCCTTTTCCTCAATTCTCTATGACGGAACGTCCGGATACGGCTTCTTCTCATATTTTACAAGGTAGAGTCGTCATAGTCATGGATCGCTCACCAGGTGTGTTAGTGGCTCCAATGACCTTTTTTTCCTATTTTCAAACCGTAGACGATTATAGCGTTCGATGGATCGTTGCTTCTTTTATTCGCTTATTGCGTTTTCTTGCTTTTTTTATCGCGATTTTGGCTCCTGCGATCTATATTGCTACCGTATCGTTTCATTACGAATTAATACCGCTCTCCTTGTTGTTAACGATTGGAGAATCGCGTGAAAGAGTGCCACTCCCGCCAATCCTTGAGGCATTTATTATGGAGTTGGTACTGGAAATGCTACGCGAAGCCGGATTACGCTTACCAGCTCCCATTGGGCAAACCATTGGTATCGTAGGCGGTATCGTTATTGGTCAAGCTGCTGTATCGGCTGGGCTGGTTAGTAATATCATGGTGATTGTAGTTGCCCTGACAGCGATTGCTTCATTTATCATTCCGAATTTAGAAATGTCGGCTGGAGTTCGTATGATTCGTTTTCCTATGATGGTGGTTGCTTCTTTATTTGGCATGGTGGGTATCATTTGGGGACTTATCCTGCTAATTTTGCATCTTCTCTCACTAGAATCATTGGGTATACCATATGGATCCTCCTTTTCACCAATGCATTTCTCAGAGCTAAAGGATACCTTCCTTCGTTTACCGATGTGGATGATGAAGAAACGGCCAATAGAGCTCAAACCCAAGCAAGTTGATCGGCATGGAGAGAATGACGGAGGGGAGGGAGGGCATCATGAAAAAACTGACTGA
- a CDS encoding DegV family protein — protein sequence MSPIVIVTDSASDIDPALVTELGIEIVPLKVSFGAETFLDGITMRSTEFFERLRSSDVFPRTSQPSPVEFSQKFQDISDKHGADVCIIAILLSSQLSGTYQSAVIGKGMLEQELDLTIIDSKKGAMFEGLLVVEAAKMARAGRSKQQILDEVDRMIGQMQNFFIIDTLEFLQKGGRIGRASAFIGSLLNIKPILSLDANGAVYAFDKVRGNKKAVARMMDELKSYAADARVKVAIMHANALEEAKALKERVTQEFQVIETYISEIGPVIGAHIGPGGIACAMVKE from the coding sequence TTGTCACCTATTGTAATTGTTACGGATAGTGCGTCAGATATTGACCCGGCTCTGGTTACAGAGTTAGGTATTGAGATCGTTCCTTTGAAGGTGAGCTTTGGTGCTGAAACTTTTTTGGATGGGATCACTATGCGTTCTACCGAGTTTTTTGAGCGCTTGCGCTCATCCGATGTGTTTCCAAGAACATCTCAGCCATCACCAGTAGAGTTCTCTCAAAAATTCCAGGACATTAGTGATAAGCATGGTGCGGATGTGTGTATCATTGCTATTTTGTTGTCCAGTCAGTTATCGGGCACGTACCAATCTGCTGTTATTGGAAAGGGTATGCTTGAACAAGAATTGGACTTGACGATTATTGATTCTAAGAAGGGCGCTATGTTTGAGGGACTCCTTGTTGTTGAAGCTGCCAAAATGGCTCGTGCAGGACGCTCTAAACAACAAATTCTTGATGAAGTGGACCGGATGATTGGGCAAATGCAAAATTTCTTTATTATCGACACTCTGGAGTTTCTGCAAAAAGGCGGTCGAATTGGTCGTGCTTCCGCATTTATTGGTTCGCTTTTAAACATTAAGCCTATCCTGTCGTTAGATGCAAACGGTGCTGTGTATGCTTTTGACAAGGTGCGTGGCAATAAAAAAGCAGTGGCTAGGATGATGGACGAACTAAAATCCTATGCTGCAGATGCGAGGGTAAAGGTAGCAATCATGCATGCAAATGCGTTAGAAGAAGCGAAGGCATTAAAAGAGCGAGTCACCCAGGAATTTCAGGTAATTGAAACCTATATATCCGAAATTGGTCCTGTAATCGGAGCACACATTGGACCAGGTGGAATTGCCTGCGCTATGGTAAAAGAGTAG
- the aepY gene encoding phosphonopyruvate decarboxylase: MVLNTNWFVNELRKRGFQFYCGVPCSFLKDFINYVKNECNYVGATNEGEAIAISSGVALGGKKAVVFMQNSGLTNAVSPLVSLNHPFRLPVLGFVSLRGEEGIQDEPQHELMGKITTQLLDLMQIKWEFLSIDVEEAKRQIDRANEYVEDNHSFFFVVKQKTFEKVDLLKQESFVKHHFHKITKNKQEDVPKRYEALAVINSLKDSQTIQLATTGKTGRELYEIEDANNNLYMVGSMGCVSSLGLGLALTKKDKEVVVIDGDGSLLMRMGSLATNGFYAPINMLHILLDNNVHDSTGGQSTVSNTIDFVEIASACGYMKSIYIHSLEELEGAIREWKQTRGLTFLYMRISKGSLEQLGRPSIKPYEVKERLQAFVRCSKVSHFVEGDIICRS; this comes from the coding sequence ATGGTGCTAAACACGAACTGGTTTGTGAATGAATTGAGAAAGCGGGGATTCCAATTTTATTGTGGGGTTCCTTGTTCATTTTTAAAGGATTTTATTAACTATGTCAAAAATGAATGCAATTATGTGGGAGCTACCAATGAAGGCGAAGCTATAGCTATTTCATCTGGAGTAGCGTTAGGAGGAAAAAAAGCAGTTGTTTTCATGCAAAATTCCGGTCTGACCAATGCTGTTTCCCCTTTAGTATCACTCAACCATCCTTTTCGTCTTCCTGTTCTTGGTTTTGTCAGTTTGAGAGGAGAAGAGGGAATTCAAGATGAGCCGCAGCATGAATTAATGGGAAAAATAACGACACAGCTATTGGATTTAATGCAGATAAAATGGGAATTTTTATCGATTGATGTAGAGGAAGCAAAGCGGCAGATCGATCGAGCTAATGAATATGTGGAAGATAATCATTCTTTTTTCTTTGTTGTAAAACAGAAGACATTCGAAAAAGTTGACCTGCTCAAACAAGAATCCTTTGTAAAGCACCATTTTCATAAAATCACAAAAAATAAACAAGAGGATGTTCCGAAGCGCTATGAAGCGTTGGCCGTTATTAATTCCTTAAAAGACAGTCAAACGATCCAGCTTGCTACAACTGGAAAAACGGGACGGGAACTATATGAGATTGAGGATGCTAACAATAATCTATACATGGTAGGTTCTATGGGATGCGTTAGTTCTCTGGGACTCGGTTTGGCGCTAACCAAAAAGGATAAAGAGGTTGTCGTCATTGATGGGGATGGCTCCTTGCTTATGCGTATGGGGAGTTTGGCTACAAACGGGTTCTATGCTCCAATCAATATGCTTCATATTCTGCTTGATAACAATGTCCATGATTCTACGGGTGGACAAAGCACGGTATCGAATACGATTGATTTCGTGGAAATTGCTTCTGCTTGTGGGTATATGAAATCCATTTATATTCATAGCTTGGAAGAATTAGAAGGCGCCATCAGAGAATGGAAACAAACGCGAGGCCTGACTTTTCTCTATATGAGAATTTCAAAAGGTTCCTTAGAGCAACTTGGTCGCCCAAGCATAAAGCCTTATGAAGTAAAGGAACGGTTGCAGGCGTTTGTACGCTGCAGCAAGGTATCCCATTTTGTGGAGGGGGATATCATATGCAGATCGTGA
- the aepX gene encoding phosphoenolpyruvate mutase, which translates to MKKTTRLKHLIHSSEIEFLMEAHNGISGKIAENCGFKGIWASGLTISASLGVRDNNEASWTQVLDVLEFMSDATSVPILLDGDTGYGNFNNARRLVKKLEQRGVAGVCIEDKLFPKTNSFIKSEMQPLANIDEFCGKIKAMKDSQTDEDFVVVARVEAFIAGWGLEESLRRAEAYRQAGADAILIHSKRADITEIEAFMKEWEFRHPVVIVPTKYYTTPVDKFEELGVSMVIWANHNLRSSIVAMQQTSKQIFEEKSLIHVEENLATLDDVFRLQHADELKEAEKKYLPTNDFTNPVCKKDD; encoded by the coding sequence ATGAAAAAAACAACACGATTAAAGCATCTTATTCATTCCTCAGAAATTGAATTTTTAATGGAGGCACATAACGGAATATCAGGAAAAATTGCAGAGAATTGCGGCTTTAAAGGAATTTGGGCAAGTGGCTTAACCATTTCGGCTTCCTTGGGAGTGAGGGACAACAATGAGGCCTCTTGGACCCAAGTGCTAGATGTATTAGAGTTTATGAGTGACGCAACTTCTGTACCAATTTTGCTAGATGGCGATACAGGTTATGGGAACTTCAATAATGCAAGAAGATTGGTAAAAAAATTAGAGCAAAGGGGCGTAGCGGGCGTATGCATTGAAGATAAGCTTTTTCCGAAAACCAATTCGTTTATAAAAAGTGAAATGCAGCCGCTTGCCAATATTGACGAGTTTTGCGGAAAGATTAAAGCGATGAAGGATAGTCAAACAGATGAGGATTTTGTCGTTGTTGCAAGAGTGGAGGCTTTCATTGCAGGATGGGGATTGGAAGAATCATTACGAAGGGCAGAAGCTTATCGACAAGCAGGAGCTGACGCTATTCTGATTCACAGTAAAAGAGCAGATATTACCGAAATTGAGGCCTTCATGAAAGAATGGGAGTTCAGACATCCTGTTGTGATCGTACCGACTAAATATTACACGACACCGGTAGACAAATTTGAAGAACTGGGTGTGAGTATGGTCATATGGGCGAACCACAATTTAAGATCTTCGATTGTTGCCATGCAGCAAACATCGAAACAAATCTTTGAAGAGAAAAGCCTCATCCATGTGGAAGAAAATTTGGCAACGCTAGACGATGTATTCCGACTGCAACATGCGGATGAACTGAAGGAAGCGGAAAAGAAATATCTACCCACAAATGACTTTACAAATCCTGTATGTAAAAAGGATGATTGA
- the sdaAB gene encoding L-serine ammonia-lyase, iron-sulfur-dependent subunit beta, protein MKFKSVFDIIGPVMVGPSSSHTAGAARIGRVARTLFGKQPKKAEITFYGSFAKTYQGHGSDVATVAGILDFDTSDLRLKDSIQIAKDFGIEVILTTSELQTEHPNTSRIKLSDEHDNVEIVGISIGGGKMLITEINGFQLTLSASAPTLLVFHEDRFGMIAKVSEILAEHRVNIGFMEVSRRERGSLALMIIELDTLVDQATIQEMENLSSIERVLLLPTV, encoded by the coding sequence ATGAAATTTAAAAGCGTTTTCGATATCATTGGACCCGTAATGGTTGGTCCATCCAGTTCACATACAGCCGGAGCGGCTCGAATTGGACGTGTTGCTCGCACTTTATTCGGGAAGCAACCAAAAAAGGCAGAAATCACGTTCTATGGTTCTTTTGCAAAAACCTATCAAGGTCATGGTTCTGATGTAGCGACTGTGGCAGGAATCCTTGATTTTGATACAAGTGATTTACGATTGAAAGATTCTATCCAAATAGCAAAAGACTTTGGAATTGAAGTTATCCTCACCACCTCAGAGCTACAGACGGAGCATCCTAATACGTCTCGAATTAAGCTCTCAGATGAGCATGATAATGTGGAGATTGTTGGAATTTCTATTGGCGGGGGCAAAATGCTAATTACAGAAATTAACGGATTCCAATTAACATTGTCAGCTAGTGCCCCTACATTATTGGTATTCCATGAGGATCGTTTCGGCATGATTGCTAAGGTGTCAGAGATTTTGGCTGAGCATCGTGTCAATATTGGTTTTATGGAAGTATCACGACGGGAGCGTGGCAGTTTAGCTCTTATGATTATTGAGCTAGATACGCTTGTTGATCAGGCGACGATACAGGAGATGGAGAACTTGTCGTCCATCGAGCGAGTATTATTGTTGCCAACGGTGTAG
- a CDS encoding Asp23/Gls24 family envelope stress response protein: MPVEMNTSLGKIDVSEEVIARIAGGAAMEVFGLVGMASRKALKDGIAELLKKDNLSKGVVVRNENNEVSLDLHIIVSYGTKISEVAGNVQSRVRYTLEQTLGVEVSAINIYVQGVRTDREL, encoded by the coding sequence ATGCCAGTTGAAATGAATACATCTCTTGGAAAAATTGACGTTAGCGAGGAAGTAATTGCTCGCATTGCTGGTGGAGCTGCCATGGAAGTATTTGGTCTAGTGGGCATGGCTTCCCGTAAAGCGTTAAAGGACGGTATTGCTGAACTTCTAAAAAAGGATAATTTGAGTAAAGGCGTCGTTGTTCGCAATGAGAATAACGAGGTTAGCTTAGATTTGCATATTATTGTAAGCTATGGTACAAAGATTTCTGAAGTGGCTGGCAATGTGCAGAGCCGTGTGCGATATACACTCGAGCAAACGCTAGGAGTCGAGGTATCGGCGATTAATATATATGTCCAAGGGGTCAGAACAGACCGTGAACTGTAA
- a CDS encoding YheC/YheD family protein, whose amino-acid sequence MRARNKWSKYLFLKQFREVAPYLPETQRMTKSAFWDFINQYGKVILKPVLGKGGAGVIQVSSLGNRKYKIHSENKKKTIKGKRRTYHYLKNKIRSSAYMIQRRISLATVRKRPFDMRIIVQRRKYSNSWNITAKAAKVAGKGYIVTNNTRSKGKMMHVETALQKSSLKDHSRRHLLSNVNKVALLSAKRLRIAFPSHRTYGMDMGLDKNGRVWIIETNHYPAISHFRKLGDKAMVYRIRSYQKG is encoded by the coding sequence ATGAGAGCAAGAAATAAATGGTCAAAATATTTATTTTTAAAACAGTTTCGAGAAGTAGCACCGTACTTGCCGGAAACGCAACGGATGACAAAAAGTGCTTTTTGGGATTTTATCAACCAATATGGCAAAGTGATTCTAAAGCCTGTCTTGGGAAAGGGAGGGGCTGGCGTAATTCAAGTATCTTCGTTAGGGAATCGTAAATATAAAATACACAGTGAGAATAAAAAGAAGACAATAAAAGGGAAAAGACGGACTTATCATTATCTAAAAAACAAAATCAGATCGTCTGCTTATATGATTCAACGTCGAATTTCTCTTGCTACAGTCCGCAAACGTCCATTTGATATGAGGATCATTGTGCAACGCAGAAAATATTCTAACTCGTGGAACATTACTGCTAAAGCAGCGAAAGTAGCTGGTAAAGGTTACATCGTCACCAATAATACAAGGAGTAAAGGAAAGATGATGCACGTTGAGACTGCGCTTCAAAAATCTTCTCTTAAAGATCATTCGCGACGACATCTCCTGTCCAATGTTAATAAGGTGGCTTTATTGTCCGCAAAAAGGTTGAGAATAGCATTCCCATCGCATCGTACGTATGGAATGGATATGGGATTGGATAAGAATGGTCGAGTTTGGATTATTGAAACAAATCATTACCCGGCTATTTCTCACTTCCGCAAGCTGGGTGATAAAGCTATGGTTTATCGAATTAGGTCATATCAAAAGGGTTGA
- a CDS encoding GerAB/ArcD/ProY family transporter, protein MKKLTDRKISLLQFIFTISGIEVGSSILSLPADLARVTGTDGWISIIIGYLFTILISLCIIGIMSKHPNKTMLDVLIYYLGSFFGKSIMVVWILYSLLGAVTIFYTSIYIIKEWVLPNTMTFLIVALFLLCTYIALRGGVRLICRYQVFVFFFTLWMPLILLFSLKHGHLTFLLPVLKEGWLPILHGVKVTVLAFLGFEWVFLFYPYLENKKHAVKGIIIANTITLLVYLQITFSCFTFFSPDEISTFIWPTLTLVKPVRFSFLERFEIIYLSFYIFIFSTSVIPYFFFAMENIAHLFHKPDWHVPYVLLLAYALSYLFYQPSYTDITFWKDSWQWMGYFLVYLFPVLFLLYTMLVGRWRGRQLNEKTG, encoded by the coding sequence ATGAAAAAACTGACTGATCGAAAAATTTCTCTCCTGCAATTTATTTTTACGATCAGTGGGATTGAGGTAGGTAGTAGTATCCTAAGTCTCCCGGCAGATTTGGCTCGTGTAACCGGTACAGATGGCTGGATTTCTATTATTATCGGATATCTGTTTACGATTCTAATTAGTCTTTGCATTATCGGGATTATGTCTAAACACCCAAATAAAACGATGCTTGATGTGTTGATTTACTATTTAGGTTCTTTTTTTGGTAAATCAATCATGGTGGTCTGGATTCTATATTCCTTGCTTGGGGCTGTCACGATCTTTTATACCAGCATCTACATTATAAAAGAATGGGTATTACCTAATACGATGACATTTCTGATTGTGGCTCTCTTCCTCCTTTGCACATACATAGCCCTACGGGGAGGAGTCAGACTGATTTGCCGATATCAGGTGTTCGTATTTTTCTTTACGTTGTGGATGCCCCTAATTTTACTGTTTTCGCTGAAGCATGGTCATCTTACGTTCTTGCTACCAGTATTGAAGGAGGGATGGCTACCCATTCTACATGGGGTGAAAGTAACGGTATTAGCGTTCCTCGGTTTTGAATGGGTATTTTTGTTCTATCCTTATTTGGAGAATAAAAAGCATGCGGTCAAAGGAATAATTATTGCAAATACAATCACGCTACTGGTTTACTTGCAAATTACGTTTAGTTGTTTTACCTTTTTTAGTCCTGATGAAATCTCAACATTTATTTGGCCTACACTTACTTTGGTCAAGCCGGTCAGATTTTCTTTTCTTGAACGTTTTGAGATCATCTATCTTTCCTTCTATATCTTTATATTTTCTACGTCTGTAATTCCATACTTTTTCTTTGCGATGGAGAATATTGCGCATTTGTTTCATAAACCAGATTGGCATGTACCATACGTTCTCCTGCTGGCATATGCGCTCAGTTATCTCTTTTATCAACCGTCGTATACAGATATTACGTTTTGGAAGGATTCATGGCAATGGATGGGTTACTTCCTAGTATATTTGTTTCCAGTACTCTTTTTATTGTATACCATGCTGGTTGGCCGATGGAGGGGGCGACAATTGAATGAAAAAACAGGGTAA
- a CDS encoding 2-aminoethylphosphonate aminotransferase has protein sequence MQIVKRNILLNPGPATTTDRVKFAQVVPDICPRETEFGDLMEYVSTELTQLVADTKDYTTVLFGGSGTAAVEAIISSVVSDDVVLVINNGAYGKRMCEITKAYDLHLLEFTSPHDAGIDLISLEKLIQNSSKKISHLAVVHNETSTGLLNDIEAIGAICQKHRIDMIVDAMSSYAAIPIHMDKMNISFLAASSNKNLQSVAGVAFVIANRNKLECIRHYKTKNYYLNLYQQYQFFCESHQMRFTPPVQTLYALKQAIDELKEEGVEGRYKRYAESWETLIKGIARLNLKYIVPRKHHSKIITSIVEPDCNGYDFNEMHDYLYKQGFTIYPGKSAELKTFRIANIGDITYKDMEDFLSILESYLKAIRYPFEKEDA, from the coding sequence ATGCAGATCGTGAAGAGAAATATCTTATTGAATCCTGGTCCCGCCACAACAACAGATCGTGTGAAATTCGCCCAAGTTGTTCCTGATATTTGCCCCCGTGAAACAGAGTTTGGTGATCTGATGGAATACGTATCTACAGAGCTTACCCAATTGGTTGCTGATACCAAGGATTACACTACTGTATTGTTTGGCGGTTCAGGAACGGCAGCTGTTGAAGCTATTATTAGCTCTGTGGTGAGTGATGATGTTGTGCTCGTCATTAACAATGGTGCGTACGGAAAGCGAATGTGTGAAATTACTAAAGCCTACGATTTGCACCTCTTGGAATTCACTAGCCCTCATGATGCTGGAATCGATTTAATTTCATTAGAAAAGCTGATTCAAAACTCCTCTAAAAAAATCTCCCATCTAGCCGTAGTTCACAATGAAACGTCTACTGGTCTCTTAAACGATATTGAGGCTATTGGGGCCATTTGCCAAAAACATCGCATTGATATGATCGTAGATGCGATGAGCTCATATGCGGCCATTCCGATTCATATGGACAAAATGAATATTAGTTTTTTGGCTGCAAGCTCTAATAAAAATCTTCAGAGTGTTGCAGGTGTCGCATTTGTCATTGCAAATCGAAACAAATTGGAATGTATCCGGCACTATAAAACAAAAAATTATTATTTAAATCTCTATCAACAATATCAGTTTTTTTGTGAGTCCCACCAAATGCGTTTTACACCTCCTGTACAGACCCTCTATGCACTAAAGCAAGCGATCGACGAATTGAAAGAGGAGGGAGTAGAGGGAAGATACAAAAGATATGCCGAATCATGGGAAACGTTAATAAAAGGGATTGCCAGACTTAACCTGAAGTATATTGTTCCAAGGAAACATCATTCCAAAATCATTACTTCTATTGTTGAACCTGATTGTAATGGATACGATTTCAATGAAATGCATGACTATTTGTACAAACAAGGATTTACAATATATCCAGGTAAATCTGCAGAGTTAAAAACATTCAGGATAGCAAATATTGGGGATATTACCTATAAGGATATGGAAGATTTTTTGAGTATATTAGAAAGTTACTTAAAAGCCATTCGTTATCCTTTTGAAAAGGAAGATGCCTAA
- a CDS encoding Ger(x)C family spore germination protein: MKKQGKSKVSQLLGFFGACACLLGLSGCGDQLLVEDINLALIYAMDRAPDKQMLVYEMSPVFNKDAKKKYAVYGAKAHTIRQAKDVFNSVAEGQVVVGKIQVLLFGEALLHEGIAPSLDVSFRDSKNVANMVMAAVKGSMSDLVNSNFEDKSILPRYITESLQNSAKLNQGIETTLQEFHTLLYDKGITPAIMEVKKDKNGIVVLGTALLDKAGKQQLSLNRRENLYLLMLQRKANAPISYTVSVPTASFSQEQSSGKEKKEGFVTINIQQIRPKIETSYQDNQFVFTVHLEMKVRVIERTILIDLEKEKDKLAHIIRNKMKGEIETLITKVQQKKLDPFGFGWHARAYQYPHWKKIQDQWPAEFSKARVNILPTINIESRGVIQ; encoded by the coding sequence ATGAAAAAACAGGGTAAAAGTAAAGTATCTCAGCTTCTGGGCTTCTTCGGTGCATGTGCCTGTTTATTAGGCTTAAGTGGCTGTGGGGATCAGCTCCTGGTGGAGGATATTAATTTAGCGCTGATTTATGCAATGGATAGGGCCCCTGACAAGCAAATGCTAGTCTATGAAATGAGTCCTGTCTTTAATAAAGATGCTAAAAAAAAATACGCTGTCTATGGAGCAAAAGCACATACTATTCGACAAGCGAAGGACGTGTTCAACAGTGTAGCAGAGGGTCAGGTAGTTGTCGGCAAAATACAAGTCTTGCTGTTCGGTGAAGCACTTTTACATGAGGGAATTGCTCCCTCTTTGGACGTGTCCTTTCGTGATTCTAAAAATGTAGCGAATATGGTGATGGCGGCGGTAAAAGGGTCCATGTCTGATCTTGTGAATAGTAATTTTGAGGATAAATCTATCCTGCCTCGCTATATTACGGAATCTCTTCAAAATAGCGCCAAGCTTAATCAAGGAATAGAAACCACCCTCCAAGAATTTCATACTTTACTGTATGACAAGGGAATCACGCCAGCGATCATGGAGGTGAAAAAAGATAAGAATGGGATTGTGGTATTGGGAACGGCTCTCTTGGACAAAGCAGGCAAACAGCAATTATCTTTAAACCGTCGAGAGAATCTGTACCTATTAATGTTGCAACGAAAGGCTAATGCTCCGATCTCTTATACAGTATCAGTTCCTACAGCTTCGTTTTCACAAGAACAGTCTTCAGGTAAAGAAAAAAAAGAAGGCTTTGTTACGATTAACATTCAACAGATACGGCCAAAGATAGAAACCTCCTACCAAGATAATCAATTTGTTTTTACGGTTCATCTAGAAATGAAGGTACGTGTCATTGAACGAACGATCCTGATTGATTTAGAGAAAGAAAAGGACAAACTGGCACATATCATTCGCAACAAAATGAAAGGTGAAATAGAGACACTCATAACAAAGGTACAACAGAAAAAATTGGACCCATTTGGGTTTGGGTGGCATGCAAGAGCGTATCAGTATCCCCATTGGAAGAAAATTCAAGATCAGTGGCCTGCTGAATTTTCAAAAGCACGGGTGAATATCCTGCCAACTATTAATATAGAAAGCCGAGGAGTAATCCAATAG
- the sdaAA gene encoding L-serine ammonia-lyase, iron-sulfur-dependent, subunit alpha — protein MFRNVAELVELAESQGKPISQIMIEAEMNFSERSRESIMEEMYRNLDVMEKAVQRGLTEDIRSHSGLTGGDAKRLQQYINEKPFLSGKTLLNAVSMSVAVNEVNAAMGTIVATPTAGACGIVPGTLFAVSGKLNPTREQMVNYLFAAGAIGYCIANNAFISGAAGGCQAEVGSATAMAAAAIVEMAGGTPEESAQAVAIALKNMLGLVCDPVAGLVEVPCVKRNAMGAAIATVAADMAMAGIKSVIPTDEVILAMYRIGCSMPNTLKETAQGGLADTKTGRAIEAKIFGVPVNQHD, from the coding sequence ATGTTTCGCAATGTAGCAGAGCTAGTGGAACTAGCAGAATCACAAGGGAAACCCATTTCTCAAATCATGATTGAGGCAGAAATGAACTTTTCTGAGCGATCTCGTGAGTCTATTATGGAAGAAATGTATCGCAATCTGGATGTGATGGAAAAAGCGGTGCAACGGGGATTGACCGAGGATATTCGTTCACATAGCGGTCTGACTGGTGGAGACGCTAAAAGGCTACAACAATATATCAATGAAAAACCGTTTTTATCTGGTAAGACGTTACTCAATGCTGTAAGTATGTCAGTAGCTGTTAATGAAGTGAACGCAGCGATGGGTACGATTGTTGCCACGCCAACAGCAGGTGCTTGTGGAATTGTACCTGGAACGTTGTTTGCTGTATCTGGAAAGCTAAATCCAACACGCGAGCAAATGGTGAATTATCTTTTTGCGGCGGGAGCGATTGGATATTGCATTGCTAACAATGCCTTTATCTCAGGAGCAGCTGGTGGTTGTCAAGCGGAAGTAGGATCTGCTACAGCGATGGCAGCAGCAGCGATCGTTGAAATGGCTGGAGGTACACCAGAGGAATCAGCACAAGCGGTAGCAATCGCTTTGAAGAATATGCTTGGTTTGGTCTGCGATCCAGTGGCTGGTTTGGTTGAGGTTCCTTGTGTGAAGCGCAATGCAATGGGGGCCGCCATCGCAACAGTAGCTGCTGATATGGCAATGGCGGGCATCAAGAGTGTGATCCCTACTGATGAAGTAATTTTAGCGATGTATCGTATCGGATGTAGTATGCCTAATACCCTGAAGGAAACGGCACAAGGCGGGTTGGCTGATACGAAGACAGGTCGTGCAATTGAAGCAAAAATCTTTGGTGTGCCGGTGAATCAGCATGATTGA